A window of Maioricimonas rarisocia genomic DNA:
CCATGATTCCCTCTGCCGTCACGATCAGTCTTGTCGAAGCCGCTCGCGGTGGGCCATTCGTTTACTGGGACGACCTCGAAGCAGCGATTCGCGAAGCGAAGGAACTCGGATTCGACGCGGTGGAACTGTTCGCCCCCGGCCCGGACGCCGTCGACGTCGAACAGGTGAAGGGGCTGCTCACCGAGACCGGTCTGAAGATGGCGGCCGTCGGTACGGGTGCCGGCATGGTGCTGCACCGCCTCAGCCTGACAGCCGTCAGTGAAGATCAGCGGACCAAAGCAAAGGACTTCGTCCGTTCGATGATCGACTTCGGAGCCGCCTTTGACGCGCCGGCGATCATCGGTTCGATGCAGGGACGCTGGGGAGACGGTCTGGAGCGCGATGCGGCACTGGGATTCCTCGGGAACGCGCTTGTCGAACTGGGGGAACACGCGAAGCAGTACAACGTCCCGCTGATCTACGAGCCGCTCAACCGCTACGAGACCAACCTCTGCAACACGATGGCCCAGGGGGTGGCCCTGCTCGAATCGCGGAATATCACGAACGTCGTTCTGCTCGCCGACCTGTTCCATATGAACATCGAAGAGGTCGGCATCGCGGATGGTCTGCGTGACGGCGGACAGCATATCGGACATGTGCACTTCGTCGACTCAAATCGCCGGCCGGCCGGTTGCGGGCACATGGACTACGCTCCGATCGTCGCGGCCCTGAAGGAGATCGGCTACGACGGCTACGCCTCCGCCGAAGCGTTCCCCTGGCCTGATCCGTCGGCAGCCGCCCGTCAGACGATCGAATCGTACCGCAAGTACTTCGGGGCCATGTGAGGCCGGAGGATCGATCCGTTTCGAGTTCCGATCCGGTTCGCGACTGCTGGACCGGAGACGGCGCCTGGCGGTACGATCCAGTTGAGTCAGTCATTCCATCGCCAGATCAGATCAGACGGGATCCTGCCGTGACCGTACTTCGCCTCGCTTTGGCTTCGTTCGTACTGCTTTCGCTCCTTGCGCTGCCGGTGCCCGCGCAGGAGACGGAGAGTTCCGGCAAGTGGATCCAGCTCTTCAACGGCAAGAATCTGGATGACTGGCAGATCAAGATTCGCGGCTACGAACTGGGTGATAACTTCGGCGACACGTTCCGCATCGAGGACGGACTGCTCAAGGTTCGCTACGACGCCTACGACAACTTCGATGCCCGCTTCGGCCACATCTTCTACAAGCAGCCGTTCTCGCACTATCGGCTTCGAGTCGAGTACCGTTTCGTGCACGATCAGGTACCGGGCGGTCCCGGCTGGGCGTTCCGCAACAGCGGTCTGATGCTGCACGGCGAGTCGCCCGAGACCATGGCGGTCGATCAGGATTTCCCGGCTTCGATTGAAGTGCAGCTTCTCGGCGGCGGCGGAACCGGTTCGCGGACCACCGCCAACCTCTGCACGCCTGGCACCAATGTCGTGATGGACGACAAGCTGGTCCTGCGTCACTGCACCAGCTCGAAGTCGAAGACGTACCATGGCGACCAGTGGGTGACCGTCGAGATTGAAGTTCGTGGCAGCGAAGTGATCCGGCACGTCATCGATGGCGATGTCGTCCTGGAGTACCAGAAGCCCCAACTGGACGAACGGGACGCGCACGCGAAGGAACTGGCTGAGAAAGCGGGCGGCCTGCTGCTCGAGGAAGGCACGATCTCGCTGCAGTCGGAGAGCCATCCGGTTGACTTCCGCAAGGTTGAGCTGCTGCCGCTGGAGCCGACGGAGGAGTAGAACCCTCCTGCTTCGGAATCGCACGTGAACTCAGGCCCACCGGCTGCAACCGGTGGGTTTTCTCGTGCGCCGGGTGACCTCGTCCGCATCGTTGCCCATGCATCAGCAGCCGGTTATAAGAGGGAAGTCATTCTCTCTCGCTCACCGATCACTGCACTGATGAGTCGCGCATGGCCTCCGATTCCCGCGCCGATCACGACACGCTTGCGCCCGCATTCGATCCTGCCGCGACCGACGCGGTTCAGGATCCTCCCCGGACCTTCGGGAAGACGTTGCGGCAATTGGGCCCGGGACTGATCATCGCAGGGAGCATCGTCGGCTCCGGTGAACTGATCGCGACCACCAAGACCGGCGCTCAGGCCGGCATCGCGCTGCTGTGGCTGATCATCATCGGCTGCGTCATCAAGGTGTTCGTTCAGGTCGAACTGGGCCGGCACTCGATCACGCACGGCGAAACGTCGCTGGCCGCGCTGGACACTGTGCCAGGTCCGCGGCTCCGCGTGAACTGGGTGCTCTGGATCTGGCTGGTGATGATGCTCGCCGCCATCGCCCAACTTGGTGGAATCGTCGGCGGCGTCGGCCAGTCGCTCGCCATCGCGTTCCCCATCACCGGCGACTACCAGAAGGCCATTCTCGTTCCGGCCGAAGACGAGCTGCAGAGCTACCTCGGCTGGAAGGATGACCTCGACGGCGATCGGGCGAAGTTCGAGGCCCTCTCGGACCGGCAACAGGAGCGGGTCCAGCGTGGCCAGGCGGCGATGGAGAAGCGACTCGACGTGCTCGGAAGCCTGGCAGACGACGTACTCGGTAAAGTGCGTGCCGGCGAAAAACTTGTCGACCCCCATACGGTCGATGACCGATATTGGGCGGCCGCGGCGGCACTGGTGACGGTCATGCTGCTGTACAACGGTCGTTACCGGCTCATCCAGACGATCGCGACCGTGCTGGTCATCAGTTTCACGTTCATCACGATGGGCAACGTCTACAAGCTGCAGTCGACCGAGCAGTGGCACATCCCGCTTTCCGAGATGCTTCGCGGCATGACGTTCGGACTTCCTGAGGCACGGGAAGGGATCGACCCGCTGATGACCGCGCTCGCCACCTTCGGCATCATCGGGGTGGGAGCCACCGAACTGATCTCGTACCCCTACTGGTGCATCGAGAAGGGGTACGCAAGATACACGGGTCGACGCTCTGACGACGACGCCTGGGCGGTCCGTGCCCGCGGCTGGATGCGCGTTATGCAGATCGACGCGTTCTTCTCGATGATCGTCTACACCGTCGCGACGCTCGCGTTCTTCCTGATGGGCGTGGCCGTCCTGTACAGCGAAGGACTCGACCCGGACGGCATGCGGATGGTCAGCACGCTGGCCACCGCCTACGTGCCCGTCTTTGGAGAGCACGCCAAGTGGCTGTTTCTGCTGGGGGCGATTGCGGTGCTGTATTCGACGTTTCTCGTCGCGCTCGCCGGGCAGACGCGTATCTACACCGACGCCCTGAAGCTCTGGGGCTTCCTCGACAAGCACGATCAGAAGCAGCACGACCGTTCGGTCTCGGCCTTTGGCGTGATCCTGCCGCTGATCTGCCTGACGCTTTACTGGTCGGGGATCAATCCCGTGAGTGCGGTTCTGCTATCGGGGACCATGCAGGCGATCATGCTGCCGGTGATTGGTTTCAGCGCGATCTACTTCCGACGCACGAAATCGGACCCGCGGCTGGCCCCCTCACGTCTATGGGACGCGATGCTCGTCGTCTCATGCATCGGGCTGCTCATCGCGGGGGCCTGGGGACTCTACTCGCGACTGGCACCGTACCTGGGCTGAACGTCGGTCGACGCGTTGCGCCGTGCGTCACTGCCCGCTTGCGGTGCGTGCCGAGATCGACGTTCCAGCAAGAAAGCTGACCGGCCCCTCGCTGATTGTCTCGGCCTGCAGGGCAACGGTGACGACTGAACCGTCCGAGTCGATGTTGACCTGATCGGTTTCGACTCCGAGGGTGTCGGCCGCCGACGCCCGGACGGAACGCTCGAGGTCCACATCGGAAACGCGAAGGTCATCCGTCGCGCTGGCGTCGTTGACCGTTTCCTGCATCGCCTGATGGACAGCGACCGCGCGGCTGAACTCGACAAGGCCGCAGGTGAGGATGACGAAAACGGGTAGCAGCAGCGCGACATCGACAACAAGCTGGCCGACGCCGCGAACGGTCGACCGATGGGGTTGGCGGGACATTCCGGGTGGCTCGCTGATTGAGGGGGGGGGAGTTGGCATCGTGCCGTCTCGAGAGGAGGGTTCCGGCGCATCCTCTCGCATCAGAACTCTACTACGCGTTTTGCCCCCGCGCGGTGATGCGCCCCGGATTCCCCGCTGGATTCTGCCGCTCCCAATCCGGTTGCGCGAGCGGCGCCAAGGCATTCCAGTGCTCCCGGCTTTCCGGACAAATTCGGGAAATTGCATTAGGGAGAACAACGGAATTCCCCCGGGGGCAGCCGCTGGAAATCGTCTACAAATCAGAACTTAACTGGATTGACCATTTGTCATTTGGTTGCATCTGCGGATAAGATTGGATTCACTTCTGCAGGGGCGCCCGCTCTGCCGGAACCCCGCAGGTTCACCGCAACCCGTTCGGGCCAGCACGTGCATTGACCAAAGGGGGTTTGCACTTCGCAGCCATGCCTGCCTCGACACGCACTTTCGCAAACATCCTCGAACGGAGCGATCTGCTCTCCCCGCAGCAGCTGGAAGAGGCGGCTCGCATTGCAGCCCGTCCGCTGGGGGATCGCGCCATCGCTCAGCAACTGGTCCAGCGGGGCCTGCTGACCCCATTCCAGGCGGAAGAGATCCTGGCGGGTCGCTATCGCCGCCTCCGCATCGCCGACTACGTCCTGACGGGACTGATCGGCGTCGGCGGAATGGGCTCGGTCTTTCGAGCACAGGACCGGGAGCAGAACCGGGAAGTGGCACTGAAGGTCCTCTCGGAACGGTTCAAGCATGACTCGGGAATGCAGGCTCGTCTGCGTCTCGAGGCCCAGGCGGGAATGCGGCTCGATCACCCGAATCTGCTGAAGGTCTTCGACCAGGGGCAGACCGACGACGTCTTTGGCGAGGTGGACTACCTCGTCATGGAACTGTTCGAGGGCATTGCCCTGCACGAACTGGTCGGCTTCTACGGACCGCTCCCCAGCTCGATGGCCTGTGACCTGATCTGTCAGGCAGCCGCCGGTCTGGAAGCCATGCATCAGGTGGGCATGGTCCACCGGGACGTCAAACCGGAGAACCTGCTGATCGACTGCCACGGGCAGGTCCGGATCATCGATTACGGCCTGGCGATCGCTCACGAGATGAGTTTCGACGACGAGTTCTCGCTGGCGATGATCTTCGGGCATGACTGTCCCGGTACCGCCGACTACATGGCTCCCGAACAGTTCACCGACGGTCTGTCGGCAGACGCCCGCGCAGACATTTACGCGCTGGGGTGCACGTTGTTCGGCGCGTTGTGCGCATGCCGGCCTTTCCGCGCCGGATCGCGTACGGCGTTTCGGCGGGCTCACCAGGAAAGCCCGCGTCCCAACGTCGCCCAGTACGCCGAATCGATTCCGCCGGAACTCAACGCCATCGTCCTGAAGATGATGGCCGTCGATCGCGAGCAGCGGTTCGATTCGATGCAGGAGGTCGTCGAGGCTCTCAAACCGTTCGGAAAGCGGAAGCCGATCGATTTCGACTTCGAGAAACTGACGAAGAAGCGAATCTCGATCGCCCGCAAGAAGGAAGAACGACGTCGCAGTGGTTCCGGCGGCGTGGGTTCCGGCGCGAAGAGCAGTTCGGCCTCCCGGTCGACGGCTTCGACGACGCAGGCGAACCGGCCAACGGAACTGCCCCGGATCGCCTCCATCACGGCGAGCGCCGACAGCAGCCCGGTCGTTCTCCGTGATCGACCGTCAGCACCACTCCAGCCGGACACCGCCGCGCAACAGGCAGATCGCCTCGTGCAGACGCTGCGGGTCAGCGATGCCGCCGCCAAAGCCCAGAACGCCCGCCTGGTATTCACCGACGGCCGGACGGTCCTGCTGCACAAAGCTGTCTGCGAGATCGGACGCTCGACCAGCTGCGAGGTCTGCCTCGATGTCGCCGACCTGTCGGCTCAGCATTGCCGCATCTGGTTCGATGGCCGCACGTGGATGCTGGCCGATCTCGACAGCAAGAACGGCACGCAGCTCAATGGGGAGCCGGTCAAGTCGGTGACGCTGGCCCCGAACGACGTTGTTCAGCTGGGGGGCGTGACCACCTTCCGTTTCGAACGGGAGACTCCGCAGACGGCTTCCGGCTCCGGCTGGCTGATCGCAGCAATCGTCGCCCTGCTCGGCGTGGCGGGTGCCGCCTGGTGGCTGCTGGGACAGTAGCGAATAGAGGTTGTCTCAATTCGACGGGCGTCTGGGGCACCGCACAATCCTGGTGCGCCTCGGACTGCTGCCAGGCGACAGCGGTAGCCAGCCGCGGGAGACACATCACGGCCCAGGTGATTCATGGAGCGGTTGCTGGCGTGTCGTGCTGGAAGAGGCTCGGCTCGCAGAGCCACAACCTGCTGATCCTCTCGCACACCTGCCCAGCTTTCCTTACACGGCTCGCAGAGCCGTGGCACCCGGTGCCCTGCTTCCTACCGATAAATCACCACGAGAAACAGCACCGCCTCGCCGCGGCCGGTGTTCTCGATGGAATGTGGAACGTCGGCGGGGTAGTTGACCGAATCTCCAGTCTCGAGTTCGCTCGCATCGTTGCCCGACCGCACACGAACCTTCCCGCGCGTGACCGTCAGAAACTCGCGCGTTCCCCGGAAGTGGGCGGCACTGTCGAGGGTTCCTCGCGGAGCGAGCCGCACCTCGTAAAACTCGACGTCCTTCTCCAGGTGCAGCGGCGAGAGCGTGCGGATGCTGCAGGTCTCGTCGGACCGGTAGTTGTGCCGGTTGTCAGCGGCCCGGATCACCTCCAGCGTCGAACCGGTCGCAGCTTCTCCCATCAGCTCGCCGATGGTCAGTCCGAACGCCTGAGCGATGCGCAAAGCGACCGCCAGCGTCGGGTTCGCCTGATTGCGCTCGATCTGGCTGAGCATCGAACGGCTCACGCCGCTGGCACGGGAGAGCTGCTCGAGCGTCCAGTCCCGCTCGCTGCGGAGTTCACGGATCCGTCGGCACAATGCGGAGACGGCCGGTTCGGGGGTATCGGCAGTGGTGGCCATTTTCCGGTATACTGGATTCTCGTCTTGCAAACAGGAACCAAACGTTTACTATATCGTACTAAGCGGACAGTATCGTGAACACTCGTTTTCCCGCGAATCAACGCCGGGTGCCCCATGAAAGCGCTGGTGAAAAAGCATGCACGTCCGGGCCTGTGGCTCGAAGACGTCCCCGAACCGGAAATCGGCGTCAATGACGTGCTGATCAAGGTCGACCGGACCGGGATCTGCGGCACCGACCTGCACATCGAAATGTGGGACGACTGGGCGCAGAAAACCATTCCGGTGCCGATGGTCGTCGGGCACGAGTTCGTCGGCGAGATCGTCGAGGTCGGATCGAACGTACACGACTTCTTCCCGGGTGAGATCGTCAGCGGTGAGGGGCACGTCGTCTGCGGGCACTGCCGCAACTGTCTGGCCGGTCGCCGGCACCTCTGTGCCGACACGATGGGGATCGGCGTCAATCGCCCCGGCGCGTTCGCCGAGTACATCTCCGTCCCGATGAGCAACGTCTGGCATCACTCCCCCGAGATCGATCTCGACATTGCCTCGATCTTCGACCCGTTCGGCAATGCGGTCCATACCGCCCTGTCGTTCGATGTGCTTGGCGAGGATGTGCTGATTACCGGCGCCGGGCCGATCGGCTGCATGGCGACGGCCATCTGCCAGTACGCCGGGGCCCGCTACGTCGTCGTGACGGACGTGAATCCATACCGGCTGGATCTGGCTCGCACGATGGGAGCGACTCGCGTCGTCGACGTGCGCAACGAACGGGTCGCGGACGTGCAGAAAGAGCTGGGCATGAAGGAAGGGTTCGATGTCGGTCTCGAGATGTCCGGCAACGAGAACGCCTTCCGCGAGATGCTCGAGAACATGTGCCACGGCGGGAAGATCGCCATGCTCGGGATCCCCGATCACGAGATTCCGATCGACTGGAACACGGTCATCTTCAACATGCTTACGATCAAGGGGATCTACGGGCGTGAGATGTACGAGACGTGGTACAAGATGACGGTGATGGTCCAGGGAGGCCTCGACATCGCGCCGGTCATCACGCACCGGTTTCATGCGTCCGAATTCCAGAAGGGATTCGACGCGATGCGCTCCGGTGAATGTGGCAAGGTGATTCTCGACTGGAAGGAAATGTAGCGGCTGCGAGGATACGGAGTGCGGACCGGCCGTTTAGTTCGTGGCCGGTGTTCCAGGCAACAGAATCTGCCGGAGACAAACAGCATGTACGGTTCATTCAGGGATCATCTCGCGGCTCAGTTGGACGACATCCGCAGCCAGGGCCTCTACAAGGATGAACGGGTCATCACCACGCCGCAGGATGCGCACATCGGCGTACGGTCCGGAGCCGAGGTGCTCAACCTCTGCGCCAACAACTACCTTGGGCTGGCCGAGCATCCCGCAGTCACGCAGGCCGCTCACGAGGGGCTCGACCGCTGGGGCTTCGGCATGGCGTCGGTCCGCTTCATCTGCGGCACTCAGGAGATCCACAAGCAGCTCGAGCAGCGACTGACAGATTTTCTGGGGACCGAGGATACAATCCTTTACTCGTCCTGCTTCGATGCCAATGGCGGTCTGTTCGAAACGCTGCTGACCGCCGAGGACGCGATCATCTCGGATCAGCTCAACCACGCGAGCATCATCGACGGCATCCGCCTGTGCAAGGCGAAGCGGCTGCGATATCGCAACCGGGACATGCAGGATCTCGAACATCAGCTCAAGGAAGCGAAGGATGCCCGCTTCCGGCTGATCGCCACCGATGGCGTCTTTTCGATGGACGGCTACATCGCCCCCCTCGCCGACATCTGCGAGCTGGCCGACCGGTACGATGCCCTGGTGATGGTCGACGACTGCCACGCGACCGGGTTTCTCGGCGAGAACGGCCGTGGTTCGCACGAGTACAACGACGTCG
This region includes:
- a CDS encoding sugar phosphate isomerase/epimerase family protein, giving the protein MIPSAVTISLVEAARGGPFVYWDDLEAAIREAKELGFDAVELFAPGPDAVDVEQVKGLLTETGLKMAAVGTGAGMVLHRLSLTAVSEDQRTKAKDFVRSMIDFGAAFDAPAIIGSMQGRWGDGLERDAALGFLGNALVELGEHAKQYNVPLIYEPLNRYETNLCNTMAQGVALLESRNITNVVLLADLFHMNIEEVGIADGLRDGGQHIGHVHFVDSNRRPAGCGHMDYAPIVAALKEIGYDGYASAEAFPWPDPSAAARQTIESYRKYFGAM
- a CDS encoding 3-keto-disaccharide hydrolase — translated: MTVLRLALASFVLLSLLALPVPAQETESSGKWIQLFNGKNLDDWQIKIRGYELGDNFGDTFRIEDGLLKVRYDAYDNFDARFGHIFYKQPFSHYRLRVEYRFVHDQVPGGPGWAFRNSGLMLHGESPETMAVDQDFPASIEVQLLGGGGTGSRTTANLCTPGTNVVMDDKLVLRHCTSSKSKTYHGDQWVTVEIEVRGSEVIRHVIDGDVVLEYQKPQLDERDAHAKELAEKAGGLLLEEGTISLQSESHPVDFRKVELLPLEPTEE
- a CDS encoding NRAMP family divalent metal transporter, which translates into the protein MASDSRADHDTLAPAFDPAATDAVQDPPRTFGKTLRQLGPGLIIAGSIVGSGELIATTKTGAQAGIALLWLIIIGCVIKVFVQVELGRHSITHGETSLAALDTVPGPRLRVNWVLWIWLVMMLAAIAQLGGIVGGVGQSLAIAFPITGDYQKAILVPAEDELQSYLGWKDDLDGDRAKFEALSDRQQERVQRGQAAMEKRLDVLGSLADDVLGKVRAGEKLVDPHTVDDRYWAAAAALVTVMLLYNGRYRLIQTIATVLVISFTFITMGNVYKLQSTEQWHIPLSEMLRGMTFGLPEAREGIDPLMTALATFGIIGVGATELISYPYWCIEKGYARYTGRRSDDDAWAVRARGWMRVMQIDAFFSMIVYTVATLAFFLMGVAVLYSEGLDPDGMRMVSTLATAYVPVFGEHAKWLFLLGAIAVLYSTFLVALAGQTRIYTDALKLWGFLDKHDQKQHDRSVSAFGVILPLICLTLYWSGINPVSAVLLSGTMQAIMLPVIGFSAIYFRRTKSDPRLAPSRLWDAMLVVSCIGLLIAGAWGLYSRLAPYLG
- a CDS encoding TadE/TadG family type IV pilus assembly protein; this translates as MSRQPHRSTVRGVGQLVVDVALLLPVFVILTCGLVEFSRAVAVHQAMQETVNDASATDDLRVSDVDLERSVRASAADTLGVETDQVNIDSDGSVVTVALQAETISEGPVSFLAGTSISARTASGQ
- a CDS encoding FHA domain-containing serine/threonine-protein kinase, whose product is MPASTRTFANILERSDLLSPQQLEEAARIAARPLGDRAIAQQLVQRGLLTPFQAEEILAGRYRRLRIADYVLTGLIGVGGMGSVFRAQDREQNREVALKVLSERFKHDSGMQARLRLEAQAGMRLDHPNLLKVFDQGQTDDVFGEVDYLVMELFEGIALHELVGFYGPLPSSMACDLICQAAAGLEAMHQVGMVHRDVKPENLLIDCHGQVRIIDYGLAIAHEMSFDDEFSLAMIFGHDCPGTADYMAPEQFTDGLSADARADIYALGCTLFGALCACRPFRAGSRTAFRRAHQESPRPNVAQYAESIPPELNAIVLKMMAVDREQRFDSMQEVVEALKPFGKRKPIDFDFEKLTKKRISIARKKEERRRSGSGGVGSGAKSSSASRSTASTTQANRPTELPRIASITASADSSPVVLRDRPSAPLQPDTAAQQADRLVQTLRVSDAAAKAQNARLVFTDGRTVLLHKAVCEIGRSTSCEVCLDVADLSAQHCRIWFDGRTWMLADLDSKNGTQLNGEPVKSVTLAPNDVVQLGGVTTFRFERETPQTASGSGWLIAAIVALLGVAGAAWWLLGQ
- a CDS encoding helix-turn-helix domain-containing protein, which codes for MATTADTPEPAVSALCRRIRELRSERDWTLEQLSRASGVSRSMLSQIERNQANPTLAVALRIAQAFGLTIGELMGEAATGSTLEVIRAADNRHNYRSDETCSIRTLSPLHLEKDVEFYEVRLAPRGTLDSAAHFRGTREFLTVTRGKVRVRSGNDASELETGDSVNYPADVPHSIENTGRGEAVLFLVVIYR
- the tdh gene encoding L-threonine 3-dehydrogenase, with translation MKALVKKHARPGLWLEDVPEPEIGVNDVLIKVDRTGICGTDLHIEMWDDWAQKTIPVPMVVGHEFVGEIVEVGSNVHDFFPGEIVSGEGHVVCGHCRNCLAGRRHLCADTMGIGVNRPGAFAEYISVPMSNVWHHSPEIDLDIASIFDPFGNAVHTALSFDVLGEDVLITGAGPIGCMATAICQYAGARYVVVTDVNPYRLDLARTMGATRVVDVRNERVADVQKELGMKEGFDVGLEMSGNENAFREMLENMCHGGKIAMLGIPDHEIPIDWNTVIFNMLTIKGIYGREMYETWYKMTVMVQGGLDIAPVITHRFHASEFQKGFDAMRSGECGKVILDWKEM
- a CDS encoding glycine C-acetyltransferase, which encodes MYGSFRDHLAAQLDDIRSQGLYKDERVITTPQDAHIGVRSGAEVLNLCANNYLGLAEHPAVTQAAHEGLDRWGFGMASVRFICGTQEIHKQLEQRLTDFLGTEDTILYSSCFDANGGLFETLLTAEDAIISDQLNHASIIDGIRLCKAKRLRYRNRDMQDLEHQLKEAKDARFRLIATDGVFSMDGYIAPLADICELADRYDALVMVDDCHATGFLGENGRGSHEYNDVVGRIDVLTGTLGKALGGASGGYTSGRKEIVELLRQRSRPYLFSNTLAPCLATGGLKALDLVTGSSELRDRLRENAAFFRAEMTKLGFDLLPGDHPIIPVMIGDAATAKAMADALLQKGVYVIAFSYPVVPQGLARIRTQMSAAHSREDLQFAVAQFAAVKQEMGL